In the Sander lucioperca isolate FBNREF2018 chromosome 24, SLUC_FBN_1.2, whole genome shotgun sequence genome, TTCCCCTTAAGTTACCAGTTAACGCTAGCGGTAGGTCaaacaaatctagttgtagtcttgcaatgtggGACTGTGCAAGATCAAAgtcaaagtcttctagtgtatggtaggcattaGGTACTGCCCAAAATGGCTTAGGTGCTGCACCTTAAGCCTTATAATGGTATGGAAAACCCTGGTAATGTAAATTTAATTTCCCCTTCTGTCCAAGTCTTGAACGTGACTGTCAGCTCACCGATCTGTGCGGAGAAGCCTCTCCTGGCCATGTTCTTGGCCCGCACGGCCTCTTTGATGCGGTCCACCTCCTGCTGGTAGCGCTTGCGGTCCCTCATGGCGTTCTCCTTGGCCTCCTTCAGGGCGTTCTCCAGGGCTTTGACTCGCTCGGCCGTGGCCCGCAGACGCTTCTCCAGCTTGGGCAGCTCGCAGCGCAGGTCTGCGTTGTCTCGAACCAGCTGAGGGCAGGGGTCCAAAGTACGCTTACTCAAGTACTGGTTAATCTTAAGGTACTTATAcgtgagtattttcattttatactACTTTACACTTCTacaccactacatttcagagggaaataatgTAATtcttactccactacatgtatttagcagctaaatgcaTTGATGCATCAGTATTAGCAATCTAATCATGTAATAATATCCCTTGTTCTGCtgaatgagtacttttacttttgataccttAGTACATTTTGCTCTTTGTATGATTTTGAATGCACGACTTTAAAAGAGACCTACTACATACTGTTTTCAGATTCATACTTGttcgtttacatgctttaatgttcaaaaaccactttatttttctcatactacccatggctgctgcacctgtagaaattaacaacaatggcagccaagattacagctttccCTGACTTAGCATAGTATAGTACGAcaataaagtcacaaaaaattaataatataatgtcAAACAGTCAAAATaccgtcatagtatagtatgttgaaaaaatttgaAAAGAAGTCACAGCATGTCATATGTAAACACAGCAGTAACCTAAAAAACTGCAATGGCCTGCCTGGACCAATCACAGAAACTCGGTGTTACTAGACACTGAGCCgagtgtagaaaaaaaaaaacattaaaagtgtAGCGTTCAAAACATTGGGAAATCTGAGGTTTTTTCTCACAGGGATTCCTCTGAAATACCTTTAGCTCATTATTTGAAGCCCTGGCCACGTTTAACGTGAAAATCATAGTTTGATTCGTTTACCTGCTTGTGGACCTTGGTGAGCTGTTCCAAGTTGTTCTCCAGGAAGGAGATCTTCTGTTTCTGGGCCACGTTGCCAAGTCCCTCCTCGCAGTCCAGCTCCGCACTCTGCgaaaaaacacacagagcacaGGTTAAATGTTAAACTGGCAGAAAAATGACACTGGACGACATTAAACGACCGGGGTGGGAAGTGATGTACCTTCTTAACCCGCGTGGTGAGGTCCTGAACGAAGAGTTTGCGCAGGTTGTGCAGAGTCTGCAGCTCTTTGGCCTGAGAGAACAAAAGGGAAATGATTCAGATGGTTAAAATTAGacacaatatatttatattttaccaAATCTGAgttaaataatgaaaaaataataatacaattttaaatttcAAAGTCCCACCCGACCGATGGCGAGTCAGTCGTAGCCATCAATCATCACGTTTCAACCTGGGTTTTTtttagcatcaaataactaataaaaaccaaagtgatcagaaaaatgaacacttgaacaaacaaacaacgtGACCACAACTACCTAAAATAACAGAAACCATTTTTGGGAAAAGATCATTTGACGAGTgactttaattttttatttttttggatttgtcaATCACGTCCCATCTGCTAACATGGAGCGGGCGATGTTTCATTCGTGTGGCAGTGACACTCGGTTTAGTTAACGATACATCCAacgtaggctaagttaccgtatgcaacacgtGAAATTCAACGATGCCTCTGTAacattctcttattgtaaatgaatgatttccTATATGAGCTCTATTGAGTCCCCTACACGATGTGTAGAATGGCCGCCATCTTTGACAGCTAGCTACAGTGACACCACTTGAACAAAGAGCGAAAAcgaaatactttcacccaggaaaagtacaacgatctttttcctaaactaaACTCGTCATTTCGGTGCCTAAACTGCCTTAACCGTCGTGGCCGAATGACGCTCACTTTTGCCAagctaaactcaactaccacggcccctgaaaggaccgccatccagtccctccagaaaaacacgattatgcgatctcataattcaatgcataatcagccaaagtccacatatttatgcaggggccgcattttttcaaatacaagGCACTTTctccgcataaattgccgatttccgcgcaaaatatgcggggcttgcatgatttcatgatccctgcattttcgttgcaaaaaagtcacatatatatcttagcagaaagttgaaaaatgttgcgtttacttcacacaagagcagccattttcccctgttgccatgggaatgttatgaagtgacgtaattacgcgacgtgaacatcatcgaaagctgcaaaccccgcgatgaagccatgatgaaaccgcagtttttgtaagttcccgcaatttttgcaagttcccgcaatttcattgcataaaattgcataaatatcccgcatattccattgcattttttaagaaaacgtgccgcataatcaaggatttttgcccgcaacaatcacaaaaaaaactctgcatttttctggaaggactggccatctggcggTGCTCACAGTCACTGACATGTAGGGGAGTGTAAGTAGACTCAAGTTATTGCTGGTACTAATACCTCAACCTTCATAACCGCTTTATATTGTTGTAATGTATTGTTCATTCTCCGCCCTGAGCTTCATGCATCATATTTTTTAACGCCTGTGTAGTGTAGAAAGAAACTACTACTCACAGTATACTCATagtatgttttaaaaatgtcacGAAAACAcacccatagtatagtattccataaaaaaatatttataaagaaagaggaaggtgacggacatcgggccgaaaagagtgacatccggcagaatttcctgcggcacccgGAGAAATCCCAGAATTGAAACGTCGATATATACTACACCCAGGCTAACTTTCAGTCAGACACGCACCACAGTCTCCTCCAAGCCCTTCAAGTCCTCTTTGGCCTGCTCCCTCTGTTCATTCAGCAGTCTGCACAGAAAACCGAGACATTTACAACTGAAATTGTATTACATCCGATACTAATcaatgagtatgtttacatgcacaccaatattccacaattattccaaatatgacaatattccgaatttgatacaggtcatgttaACAGCATATTCtcaataaggcctttttcctaaatttagcattttccgattaagactaGAGATgctctgatactgcctaaaacgctggtatcggtatcgggaagtactggagtttatgcactgatccaataccacgtaataaagccctaaagaaaatctacgttaaagtagtttattcatgttcttttttttcattataactgactgtcaaactggataataaaagaaagttctgtggcgttcattgtgtttgttcatgtttcacaaagagtttaacctgagccagactgacaacaaagatagaaataatatcacatccatacagggatagtagtatacagttgttaaaacataataaaatatatgacacactggtatcggattggtactcagtatcggccgatacgcaagttcaggtatcagaatcggtatcgagaagcaaaaaatggtatcggaccatctctaattaAGACATGGGACATGGACATGTGGGATATGCTGGTATTATTTGAGTTTTAGAgccattctttggacatgtatacagagcattcagaatatgcgtctcaatgtttgtttttttgctgcagtGTGCAACAGTTTAcggcctgtttacggcttatggtcagctctgtgtgttgctatggttgttgaacacaaaccaaccagctgacagtttgcagggctgcggtagagatgcatgcacaaaagaaaagaaacaaagctacttttaaacattatgaaagacttggatatcaacaggtttttggatatgcacaaACATCTCAACGACGACCTttttaagaagctggttgaaggaataaaAGAGGGATGCTGTGTTCGCACACAGTCCAACAAGtccgctggtaaactttgaaaaatcttattttacatggctgcatgtaaacgggaatatttgtggaatattcactttcattagccatggaaACAGATTAGTCGGAATAACATCTTTTTCTGAATAAGGGCAAAACCCAGAATATTATGttcatgtaaacgtagtcactgtATAACAGTGCAGTTAGATGCTTACATGAGTTTCTGTAGCTTTGCATCCTTCTCCTGCTCTTTGGCCTTCAGTTTGTCATAGTCCGACATGAGTCTCTCCTGCTCCAGTAGCAGACCCTGGTTCAGACTGTGAGAGGAAGAGAAGTggcaataaattaataaaaagcaGTTTGACCTGGAGCATTTTGTATGCCTTTATGAGATCTCTGACAGCAGAGAGATTACAGAAAATGAAGGGGAGAGAAGGATGGAGAATGACGTATGACAAAAataactatataaataaacaagcACAGGGTTTTACTTTAAAGCAGAGGTGttaaactcaacttcactgagggccacactggaaatgaGAATCGCAATAAGCaataagggccagacatgtcgagtttactgacatgcttttatttaactgAAAAAGTTTTATTGCATGTCTAATATAGCTTTCTCACATACAGTTTGGTCCACGTAAAACCCTAAAAAAGTCGGCAAAAAAGTttcatagaatttagcaaaacatgaaaaacaaagatgacacttttaaaagcaggctaccacacagctgactcccagcaacctgtttcacagcctgaatatgtaaACTCTCTGGTTGTGGGGGAATTTCTGAGGCTCAAAGTCAGCAAATCTGCCAAAATGTTCTTTAAGTGTCACATAATTACAGTGTGACTGACTTTTTTTGGTGCTgtgcacaactaggcgggccaatattagttgtgaacctaaattgatgtCAAAAtttgcaaggggccggatttggccaccgggccttgagtttgacacacgtGCTTTAAAGTCTTGGACTTTAAATTCAAACCAGAGCTTGAGCACACAAGTCCAACATTTAAATAGAGCATCTTTACTGACTGTACCGATTCTCAAAAGTCAGTCTCTTAGGGATCTTGAATCTTCTTTTCTTCCCAAGATGTGGGAACGGACTTTGAACCCACAAGTTAATGACTTTCATGCAGCAGCTTTATTCGTTGAGCTTCACTTCACACACTAGATGTTCTCTGAGCATCTTCTTCTCCTTCCCAAACTGTCTCTCTTTGAAAAAAGCACTTAGCTTGATATCAAGCTCGACCCTGAAACCTGTGTAAGAAATCCTCTGTGCTGAACGGTGGGCTGGTGAAACCAAAGATGGGTGACATTGGATTTCACCATTATTAAATAGACTTTTTCACGCATCAATGTTCATGCAAAATAGATCAAAACCTAGGCATATTGGGTCTAAAAAAACAATCCAAATGGCACAAGCATCACACGtacaaataatacaaaataaattacaactgTACGGAGTGGTGTGACAGCCATTTCCTCaagttaaatgttaaaaaaaactaaggaTATGGCTAACACAATCAAGGGCACAGTCGTGGAGATGGCTGAGTCCTATAGGTACTTGGGAACAGTGATGAGTCAACGTATCCAAAATCTACAAAAAGGGCCTGCAGAGATTGTATTTCTCTGACGGTTTTATTCTACAGATCTTACATTGAGTCcattttaactttttgtttgatttcattCTATGGGAACCTTACAGTACAAAATCAAAATTGTCTGTCCAAAATTGTTTCAGAGGCCAGAAAGATAATAGGCATGCAGCAGCTCTCTGTAACAAAGACTTTTGACAGACAAGTTTTGCAGAAGGCACGGTCAATCTTGTCAAGTTCTGACCACCCACTTTTGGAGGAATTATAGGAGATATAGGCTCCCTAGATCAAAAACAAACAGgtacacattttcttttgttccttGTGCAAATAAAATCTGTTAACTTGAACAACTCTTAAATGCACAGTTTTTATTAGTGTCACTTTGGGCCTTCTCAGTGACACCTTTAGAAATCACATTTCCAGACAATCTCAAGGGATTTTATTTGACACTGTCCACTTTTAAAGTGATGAAATTGTTCTTAATCACTGTTGGTTGTGTGCTGCTAAGCCTTGtttattgtgttgttgttggtttttgtATCTCCCAATCAAATTTCCCCTCTAGGGACAATAACGAACTCTAAACTCTGAACTCCAGTGCTTTGTGTCTGCGAGTACTGATGTTTCCTTTACTCTGTGAGTTGGTCCAGCATCCTCTGCTTGTCTCCGATCTCGTCTCGGAGGCGGCTGAGCTGTTTCTGATGAGCCTCCCGGTGCTTCTCCAGCTGCTCCTCCAGCGCTTTCTGGAGAACAGAGACGGGGGAAATAAACACATTAGAGATCCATGCTTCAAATGTAATAATCATTTGACTTTTTACAGTTTCCAGCTGTGCTTTCGGTCACCTCGATGTCCCCGTCTCTATCCAGTCTGCTGAtgtcctccttctcctctcccaACACCTCGTGTCTTTTCTCTGAGAACCAAGAGAAAAGACTTATTTTACCagaggtaagatgtctgaggctGCGTTCAGACAGCCTGTGTCGGCCATCAGACGGTGCAGCGAAAACGCatgtctttccattcattttgaatgctggtagtgcgtttaggctgcggcgGGGGATGGCGCAAGGAGGGACACGCAAGAAAATGCATCAGGCCTGCGGCGAAAAGTTGACACagactcaacttttggagaatcACAAACCCACGTCatgctgcggtggccaatcctgtaaccggagatcagacttgtcggtGTGAGAGTTCcttacaggaaacaggaaacatcactgcctctatccctgccacaagaaagttttaacacaccaaacacaagcactgaactgccggggagtttgtggaacagctgactgtttcctacaacaacaaagcactcgccATGTctcgcttctctctctctctctctctctctctctctctctctctctctctctctctctctctctctctctctctctctctctctctctctctctctggaaataaagctgccttcaagtgcggtcggagaagtcgagatctataaacgatctgacgcaAAACAGTTATTGTGAAacataaagtctacttgtgctttttattttttttggggttaaagaacacaagatgtcacacaaatgggccgtttccgtgacactaaccctaacaccaATCCATTTATCATTCGTTcattcttttttcaaaataaaaccaaaaaaagcagaaaatgacTTGTCTCAATAGACGtttccaaaaccaaaataaaaaaacaaacagataatGACTCGTGTTTTCAAATTTCAGATATTGTGCTCAATTAAAAaacgaaagaaagaaaaaaagcggATAACGAGCGTTTCGTTCAATTTTGATGTTTTCAACTGACGTAAATTGTGTGACCCAGAAGTGACTGACCGGAGGACCGTTGTGGTGTACTGACCCTGAGCCTGCAGTTTGGCGAGCTCTTCGGTCAGAGCGTCCTGACTCTCCTCCAGCTGCCTCTTCTTCTGCTCCATGTTCTGCATGTAGTCTGTCAGAGAGCGGATCTTGGCCTGgtgctgcaacacaaacaccacgGACGCTTTatatcagagatcttcaacagggggacCGGGACCTCATAGGGTGTCCTCAGCAGGGCTGGACATTAACTTTTTTTGCTCACCACCCCCTGTTGCTGGCGAGTGTTTTTCCAAAAACTACTTGCCACTCAGCAATTTCACTAGCTGCTATTTTGTGGGAAATTACgttttatttgaataaagttgACTATGGTGTGCTATAATTAACTTGAAGAACCAGATTTACAGccctttttatatataaatgagCTGTAAACACCCAAATCAAGACTACTTAAAATGTATAACACTGCAGGCATCAAATATTCAGCTTTGATAATGTGTGTAAAGCTCctttttgtatgaaaacatgcaaccgAATAAGACATAAAAAGAGTAGCTTTTATTGCATAGGCTTCTATTGCATTttatagtagggggtccctactctgTTTCCCTTTCAGCTAAGGGgcccttggcctaaaaaaactCCCTGGTTTACAtaaaaaagagcaagagaaaaGTTGAGCCATTCATCCAGAGTGACTTTCAGTCAGTATAACAGAAGTGGGGAAAGAGATAGGAGAAGTCTACAAGGTCCGTGTGCATTTTAATAGTTTGGTTTTACTTTAAACCAATAAGAGAATAAATCATAgttttaaactaaaaaaaaacagagcagttttttctgtttttgttgtctAAATCCAAAGAAATTAAAAACGAGAAACGgtaaactttaaaaatgttttgttttttgcaaattTCTTTTTGACTAAATTGGCCAGTTATTTAAGTTTAGTTTAAGTTAGTTAGttaagttagtttttttttccgttTTCTTGTGATTTAGTGGTttaaaatgaaggaaaaaaacatgGTATTTCCTGTTTATTCTTAGATTGGTTCAAATGAAAAATGGACACGGACCCTACAACCTTTTGTTCTCAGCTTTCTCTGGTCATAGAGCACACATTCAAAGTAATTGAACCTAGTTTTATTACTAGACATGTTGCAAGCAAGTACAAATGATTGTAGTTTGGTATTCAAAAACTTAAATACCAGTAGTGGAAgcacattttgttttatatttttcacaTGCAAATAATTAaagaattgtattttaaattctaTTCAAGATCCCAGGGAAAACGCGTATACAATAtggacaaaacacaacaaaaatggCTTTTTGGATCTTTGATTGACAAAGTTATTTAAGAGGGGGATTAAAGAGCAAATTTTAAGTGTTATTTTACTGCCACTTCGGGTAATTTAAGGGGACCAGCGGGGCTTAAACGTCATCATGTGAAAACGTCGTAAAAATACCAAAGCTGCTTTAAAACCAGACAAATGTAAGACTCCCAGAGATCACTGAACGTCAGACTGGGAGCTACAACTCTCTGCACAATACATATCAGCTGGTGGATGGTTACCTGGGAGATGAGCAGCTGACAGGACACCAGCTCCTTCTCATTGGCCTGGATCTTGCAGTGGGTGTCGGCCTGAGCGCTCTCCAGCTGCTTGCTGCGGTTCACCAGAGACTTGACCTCAGACTTCATCTTGCTGATGTAGAGGCGAGCCACGGTGAACTCCTCCTCCACCGCCGAGCCGTTCCCCTTCGTCTCCGAGGactgtgggggagggggggggaagaaAGCAGAGGGTTGGGAGGTTAGGGCAGTGCGTGTGTTTTACATTATACTCCTATGGagtaaactgtgtttttaaaaaagtccTGAGCGCTTTTTTTAAACGCCAGCATCAAcgtttttttctgcagctcagAGCGTCTTTttgtagttgaaaaaagttcaacttttctgaAAGAACGCCCTAGGTGTAGCgcttttttgacagctgaccaGTGACAAGCGGAGTAGCGAGATATGTCGTTTccataacaacaagaaaaaaatggaGAAAGTACCGATAGATAGACTTGTGCTAGTGTCAGAGCACAGCGGGTTATATGATATGAGTactatctaacgttagcatttggTTTATATAGCACCGCTCCACATAGCGCtctaggatactgtagcagtggctgttgttatagcaacaaaagatgCTTTCGGCTGCTTTTTGGAATGAAAACGCTGccagcttcttcttctttttttttttttactacaaaagCACTCTAGTCACCTTTTATCCTGTCAAACAAGGCGGCAAGTGTGATCAAAGCCTTAGGGTGTGAATGTGAAAGATGAtgagtgtgtaagtgtgtgttagAGTTTTCTCAATCCCGCTCCTGCAGTGTGTATGTTGGGTCCCGCCCATTGATTTAGCGTCTTCTCCTGTCCCGCAGGGAAActagttattttactgtgtaGTATTAATAAAGATATGCATACCTGTCGGTAATAGGTAGTACAGTTATTGTAGTGCAATAAGGGCAAAGTTATGTTATGTATtcgtttatttatttcacttattAGTTAAGAACATGTTGctggctgtgttttttttttttcaggttgtTTGATTTTGTTTGGTTTCCCTGTCTTTTAACGCACTGTGACAGATTTTATGTTAGTGCCTGTTGATTGGATCCCTCAGGCTGCCGTAGGAGAAAGGGGCTGAGAGCCCTGggaaggaggaaggaaagagagagagtagaggagTGTTAATAAAGCATTTAGGCTGGTGTTTAACTGGAAGCTCTGTGTGCGTTCATTGTTTTCTTATAAAACCTAGCTAGGCGAACCTATCAACAGCCGGTTACAGCAGTGATCAGGAGCAGCGCCCGATCCTAGCCGCAGCAATGTTAAAAACCGCCCGCCCTGTAAGATTTGTGTTGGGTCCCACAGGatcccaatcccaatgcagtcctctagtgtgtgtgtcctcaccgCGGCGGTCTTCACGTCGCCAGTGCCGATGATGGCGCCGATGTCACTGAGGTCTCGCAGCAGTAGGTTGAGGACCTCGGCGGCTCTCTTCCTCTGCAGCCCGTTCAGCTCCTGCAGCTGACTCAGCTCGCTTTGCACCACTGACAGCAACGCCTGTCCacaacgcacgcacgcacgcacgcacacacacacacacacacacacacacacacacacacagtacatttaCTTCAGTACTGTACtgaagtccaaatgttgagatACTTGtagtcttttcatgccactttctacttcgctacatttcagagagaaatattgtactttttactccactacttactagttactttacacccgatttctgcacacaaaacacatgtagtttctaaaatatgatattttattataaattaaactagccaataatataacggcctacaagtccagctgacattattagaccattaaacacacaacttaGACCATACAACAcactacttttaatactttaagtacattttcctgacaaTACTtgcagacttttacttaagtaacattgtcactgcaggacttttacttgtaatagagtatttttacagtgtggtataagtactttaacttaagtaaaggatctgaacacTTCTTCCACCGCAGCCTTCCATCtcaaagttacaaagtgctttgacaATTAAACATCAtactaaaatataatataaaaacaatagccactatattataagaaaaaaaatagtttgtcatattttaaaacatattctAGGGTAGTATAAGATAAAGTAGCTTACAAAATCATTGCTTATGGCAGGATTTTTCCTAACGTTAAGGCTTAGGTGCAGCATCCGAGCAGTTTTGGTAAACACCTTAGCCAAAGTAAtataaaatcaatgtgagcgTCAAAACTAactgacttttctcagatctaatatTGTAGTCGGTCCCCAGTGGACTACTTtaacaagttttgtctttaaactttttgactgttatttatttattatctgctctagcttttccaacattttagactCTGATATGgaaataataatggtccaaaatgatgtgaaattgcaaagaatttttatttaaaacataaCATTTGTTTGAGggacccctaaaccccccgCCAAATATGTGACCTAACGTGCTTTCACAAACCGAGGGAAAACACtgaatggtaatctattgagtggctgggaAATTTTacacattcactagccatttggctggtggaagaaaaagttaattttgaactttGTAGTTAAATCAGGATACAGCAACCATGAAACGGCAGTGATCTTTGTGCCGTCCACTCACCGTCTTGTGCTGCAGCTCTTCCACCAGCTGCAGGTTGGCTCGGTCTCTCTCCCCCACCTCCTGGCTCTTCTGGTCGTAGTTGACGGCCAGCtcctccagggcctgcagcacCTCCTTCACCTCCTCCTTGGCCAGCTCGTTCTCTGCCTGCAGCCGGCACAGCTCCTCCTGGATCTTCTCGTAGTCACGCCGCGTAGACGCCAGCAGCTAGGGAAGAAAAATgtgtacattacatgtcatttagctgacacttttatcaatttaggggattgctccggtgcagctggaaattccaccggatgtccctcatttttcggccagatgtccaccaccttcctctttctttgtgttggcgttctaacctctggtggatttctgaggactatggttaactgctcctcagatctctgcagggtaaatccagacagctagctagactatctgtctactacttttgaacgtacacatgttccaccaatacaagttccttcctgaggctattttgcagcggcaccgtggctccgtctggtgcttagcgccgcccaagacgactgtgattggtttaaagaaatgccaataaaccagagcacgtttttctcccatccaggaatgctgtatggactagccagaccctcctccgtagCGCTGTgtaagaaggtctggcaacgcgagactacatgtcatttagctgacgcttttatccaaagcgacttccaattacgTGCTTTCAaccatgaaggtacaaactGCGGACAGCAAGAATCAAGTGCAAGCACATTAGCTTTGAATAAGTCAAACTACAAAGAGTCACATTTTATCCAGGGTGCAGTTGGATAAAATGTGCGGCAGAAGATACGTAGACTTTAGCCGTCCTGATGTcagagctcattccaccatttaggggCCAGGACAGCAAACTGTCCCTCAAATTGGGTGTCCCTCGCTGTGAGAGGGCAGCAAGCAGATTGGCCAATGCAGAGCGGAGTGGACAGGCTGGGGTGTAAAGCATGATTTATGctttctgcggaggctccagcagAGTTTTCTCCGTAGCCCACGTAAGTGGACTAAAGTTTATatttgtgcgttggtgtgtgtgtcaatctctttaagagaatagcagggcaggcatgtgtgtgtgcgtggggagtgtgtggtagagcgagtgtctcccctgttctttctgaccacggatGGAAATCTGTAGctggaaaagttaaccctctccttgatttcatgttgtttatggagaagaaaaaccaggaaatgagtcgggggaaatgcaacgctaccaagccacggccaaacggaccaatcacagttgttgcggtCTGTGTCGCCGCAaggtgtagttacatttttttttagaggtgcacatcaggctacagtttgaccatgtcctggatgaaAGCTGGGCC is a window encoding:
- the LOC116048619 gene encoding kinesin heavy chain isoform X2, which gives rise to MYNIRYIKVDFFFHSAKLSIQSKPYVFDRVLPPNTSQEQVYDQCAKQIVKDVLGGYNGTIFAYGQTSSGKTHTMEGKLHDPQLMGIIPRIAHDIFDHIYSMDENLEFHIKVSYFEIYLDKIRDLLDVSKTNLAVHEDKNRVPYVKGCTERFVSSPEEVMDVIDEGKNNRHVAVTNMNEHSSRSHSIFLINIKQENMETEKKLSGKLYLVDLAGSEKVSKTGAEGAVLDEAKNINKSLSALGNVISALAEGTKTHVPYRDSKMTRILQDSLGGNCRTTIIICCSPSVYNEAETKSTLMFGQRAKTIKNTVSVNLELTAEEWKKKYEKEKEKNKSLKNVIQRLEAELNRWRNGENVPEDEQLSSKDQKGAEPYDNTPVIDNLLPPTGGVSLPADERSQYVDDVSNLYKQLDDKDDEINQHSQLAEKLKEQMIDQEELLASTRRDYEKIQEELCRLQAENELAKEEVKEVLQALEELAVNYDQKSQEVGERDRANLQLVEELQHKTALLSVVQSELSQLQELNGLQRKRAAEVLNLLLRDLSDIGAIIGTGDVKTAASSETKGNGSAVEEEFTVARLYISKMKSEVKSLVNRSKQLESAQADTHCKIQANEKELVSCQLLISQHQAKIRSLTDYMQNMEQKKRQLEESQDALTEELAKLQAQEKRHEVLGEEKEDISRLDRDGDIEKALEEQLEKHREAHQKQLSRLRDEIGDKQRMLDQLTDLNQGLLLEQERLMSDYDKLKAKEQEKDAKLQKLILLNEQREQAKEDLKGLEETVAKELQTLHNLRKLFVQDLTTRVKKSAELDCEEGLGNVAQKQKISFLENNLEQLTKVHKQLVRDNADLRCELPKLEKRLRATAERVKALENALKEAKENAMRDRKRYQQEVDRIKEAVRAKNMARRGFSAQIAKPIRPGHHPPSSPISSSIRAGGVYTHNN
- the LOC116048619 gene encoding kinesin heavy chain isoform X3, whose amino-acid sequence is MEGKLHDPQLMGIIPRIAHDIFDHIYSMDENLEFHIKVSYFEIYLDKIRDLLDVSKTNLAVHEDKNRVPYVKGCTERFVSSPEEVMDVIDEGKNNRHVAVTNMNEHSSRSHSIFLINIKQENMETEKKLSGKLYLVDLAGSEKVSKTGAEGAVLDEAKNINKSLSALGNVISALAEGTKTHVPYRDSKMTRILQDSLGGNCRTTIIICCSPSVYNEAETKSTLMFGQRAKTIKNTVSVNLELTAEEWKKKYEKEKEKNKSLKNVIQRLEAELNRWRNGENVPEDEQLSSKDQKGAEPYDNTPVIDNLLPPTGGVSLPADERSQYVDDVSNLYKQLDDKDDEINQHSQLAEKLKEQMIDQEELLASTRRDYEKIQEELCRLQAENELAKEEVKEVLQALEELAVNYDQKSQEVGERDRANLQLVEELQHKTALLSVVQSELSQLQELNGLQRKRAAEVLNLLLRDLSDIGAIIGTGDVKTAASSETKGNGSAVEEEFTVARLYISKMKSEVKSLVNRSKQLESAQADTHCKIQANEKELVSCQLLISQHQAKIRSLTDYMQNMEQKKRQLEESQDALTEELAKLQAQEKRHEVLGEEKEDISRLDRDGDIEKALEEQLEKHREAHQKQLSRLRDEIGDKQRMLDQLTDLNQGLLLEQERLMSDYDKLKAKEQEKDAKLQKLILLNEQREQAKEDLKGLEETVAKELQTLHNLRKLFVQDLTTRVKKSAELDCEEGLGNVAQKQKISFLENNLEQLTKVHKQLVRDNADLRCELPKLEKRLRATAERVKALENALKEAKENAMRDRKRYQQEVDRIKEAVRAKNMARRGFSAQIAKPIRPGHHPPSSPISSSIRAGGVYTHNN